A window of the Lolium perenne isolate Kyuss_39 chromosome 7, Kyuss_2.0, whole genome shotgun sequence genome harbors these coding sequences:
- the LOC139833270 gene encoding uncharacterized protein, which translates to MPQPQEADDGDFTFPTPPPPQLLNGHHRYHGRVSPSSPPPAWMLSSPIRRSFSAADCGGSPWRATPGACRSPALSDYAGWFEEEEEELMDSLWEDLNDDEAPSGGKTDLFVASLDVSRRRSVGGPGRPVEVKMPMPTTKEREAVLGASRSSRRRSPGLVVMMRAVKKLFVAHKSRSRVHKVDDQSSASASSASGNSVKK; encoded by the coding sequence ATGCCGCAGCCGCAAGAAGCAGACGACGGCGACTTCACCTTCcccacgccgccaccgccgcagcTCCTCAACGGTCACCACCGCTACCACGGCAGGGTGTCACCGTCGTCCCCGCCACCGGCGTGGATGCTCTCATCGCCCATCCGCCGGAGCTTCTCCGCCGCAGACTGCGGCGGGTCGCCGTGGCGCGCGACGCCCGGCGCGTGCCGCTCCCCCGCCCTCAGCGACTACGCGGGCtggttcgaggaggaggaggaggagctgatGGACAGTCTGTGGGAGGACCTCAACGACGACGAGGCGCCGAGCGGAGGGAAGACCGATCTTTTCGTTGCCTCACTCGACGTGTCGCGCCGGCGATCCGTCGGTGGCCCGGGCCGCCCCGTCGAGGTGAAGATGCCGATGCCCACAACAAAGGAGCGCGAGGCGGTCCTTGGGGCGTCGAGGAGCTCCCGGCGGAGATCGCCGGGGCTGGTGGTGATGATGCGCGCGGTGAAGAAGTTGTTCGTCGCGCACAAGAGCAGGAGCAGGGTGCACAAGGTCGACGATCAGAGCTCCGCCTCTGCTTCTTCTGCTTCCGGCAATTCGGTAAAGAAATGA